Proteins from one Clostridium cellulovorans 743B genomic window:
- the cdaA gene encoding diadenylate cyclase CdaA, whose translation METLRFYLITIKNISLFDVLDIAVVSYIFYKIYVLMRQTRAEQLLKGIILILFLIPISSFLNLTMLNWILNKTITIGVLSIVIIFQPEIRRALEHLGRSAFAERPILKNEAELTKLIAEILNAVENLSKDETGALIVIEQFTGLEDIISTGTKLDANVTTALLENIFVVNTPLHDGATIIRNDKIVAAGCFLPLSTNHSIDKKLGTRHRAALGISEMSDALVIIVSEETGVISLAINGKLTRNYTKEKLSDILFRIIKLRYLDKKLSFGEKVKLWKKKILHQR comes from the coding sequence TTGGAAACTTTAAGATTTTATTTAATCACAATAAAGAACATATCACTCTTTGATGTTTTGGATATAGCGGTTGTTAGTTATATCTTTTATAAAATATATGTGCTAATGAGGCAAACAAGAGCAGAACAGTTACTAAAAGGAATAATTTTAATTTTATTTTTGATTCCTATAAGTAGCTTTTTAAATCTTACTATGCTTAACTGGATATTAAATAAAACTATTACTATAGGTGTTTTATCAATTGTAATCATATTTCAGCCAGAGATAAGAAGAGCGCTTGAACATCTTGGTAGAAGTGCTTTTGCAGAGAGACCAATATTAAAAAATGAGGCAGAACTCACTAAGCTTATTGCTGAAATACTAAATGCAGTAGAAAACCTTTCTAAGGATGAAACGGGTGCATTAATAGTAATTGAGCAATTTACTGGCTTAGAGGATATAATATCTACTGGAACAAAGTTGGATGCAAATGTAACTACAGCGTTACTTGAAAATATATTTGTCGTAAACACTCCACTTCATGATGGAGCTACAATAATTAGAAATGATAAAATAGTGGCGGCAGGATGTTTTTTACCATTAAGTACAAATCATAGTATAGATAAGAAACTAGGAACAAGGCATAGAGCAGCATTGGGGATTTCAGAGATGTCTGATGCTCTTGTAATTATCGTGTCAGAGGAAACAGGTGTGATTTCGCTTGCTATAAATGGAAAACTTACAAGAAACTATACTAAGGAGAAATTAAGCGATATTTTATTCAGAATAATTAAGCTTAGATATTTAGATAAGAAATTAAGCTTTGGAGAGAAGGTGAAGCTATGGAAGAAAAAAATACTCCATCAACGATAA
- a CDS encoding NAD(P)/FAD-dependent oxidoreductase → MDELYDIAIVGSGPAGISAAVNAKIRNKKIILFGNKELSSKLTLAPKIDNYLGYYNITGKELADKFLEHLNTMDIVISKERINNIYAMGSYFSLMVNDKEYKASTVILATGVLFGKPFKGEVELLGRGVGYCATCDAPLYKGKPVAIIGYNKEAEEEANYVSELASIVYYIPTYKGEYELRNNIEIIKDKPLEIIGDSQVQKLLLANGEIQVDGIFILRDNVAPEQLVPGLEVDENHIKVDREMKTNIEGCYAAGDVVGKPYQYMKAMGEGQVAALNAVRYLDNKAMNK, encoded by the coding sequence ATGGATGAATTATATGATATAGCTATAGTTGGCAGTGGACCAGCAGGAATATCTGCTGCTGTAAATGCGAAAATAAGAAACAAAAAGATTATTCTATTTGGTAATAAAGAGCTTAGTTCAAAGCTTACTTTAGCACCAAAAATAGATAACTATTTAGGATATTATAATATTACAGGTAAAGAACTAGCAGATAAATTTCTAGAACATCTAAATACTATGGATATTGTGATAAGCAAAGAAAGAATCAATAATATTTATGCTATGGGAAGTTATTTTAGTTTAATGGTTAATGATAAGGAATATAAAGCATCTACTGTGATTTTGGCTACTGGAGTACTCTTTGGTAAACCGTTTAAAGGAGAAGTAGAGCTTCTTGGTAGAGGAGTAGGATATTGTGCTACCTGTGATGCACCTTTATATAAAGGAAAACCTGTAGCTATAATAGGCTATAATAAAGAGGCAGAAGAAGAAGCAAACTATGTGAGTGAACTTGCATCAATCGTTTATTATATTCCTACTTATAAAGGCGAATATGAGCTTAGGAATAATATAGAGATTATAAAAGATAAACCTTTAGAGATTATCGGAGATTCACAGGTCCAAAAACTTTTATTAGCAAATGGTGAAATTCAAGTAGATGGAATTTTTATATTACGAGATAATGTAGCTCCAGAGCAACTGGTACCAGGACTAGAAGTAGATGAGAATCACATTAAGGTTGATAGAGAAATGAAAACTAATATTGAAGGTTGCTATGCTGCAGGTGATGTTGTAGGTAAGCCGTATCAATATATGAAGGCTATGGGTGAAGGGCAAGTAGCTGCACTTAATGCTGTAAGATATCTAGACAACAAGGCTATGAATAAGTAA
- a CDS encoding tetratricopeptide repeat protein, which translates to MSNSKGYYDKAITAFSNGQLDKALMLCEKSISLNLKNQAALNLKGLIYYLQGELASAKAVWKTNNDYNDNSTAKEYLRNIKLDEALLQRYRNAVKLINDLRINDAIVALEECAKSSFNNINVLNALGLCMMKKGEYDKSKIYFERSLEIDKKNKETLEYIRRLEEFLPKKFNLKKTIVGVVGGVAVLAIIFGGVNIIKGKISIFPEKTQVVSEDNTGSNVSSSDEEKAKEEVNKEETSGEASEKAKAGENIEVKPETEDSNSTDKKVAEDQAKQEVKQVFNSAAISQALAAPTIDYDNLYALVEANKDLAQGINDKNLLNSSIEVLKNSGCEFFYNRSQIIIDEQKNYSLALDSLNKALQYSQGHYLRQHILYFIGFSYDRLSDFENASKFYDNYIKEFPSGNYELAVLYRQCVIFKDIDAPRAKIYANEIHNKYQGTSEDNSVVQEILSK; encoded by the coding sequence GTGAGTAATTCAAAGGGGTATTATGATAAGGCAATAACTGCTTTTAGTAATGGTCAATTAGATAAAGCATTAATGCTTTGTGAAAAAAGCATTTCTTTAAACTTAAAAAATCAAGCGGCACTAAATTTAAAAGGATTAATATACTATCTGCAAGGAGAACTTGCGTCTGCAAAGGCTGTATGGAAAACTAATAATGATTATAATGATAATAGTACAGCTAAAGAATATTTAAGAAATATAAAGTTAGATGAAGCTCTTCTCCAAAGATATAGAAATGCAGTAAAACTCATAAATGACCTAAGGATAAATGATGCAATTGTAGCACTTGAGGAATGTGCAAAGAGTTCTTTCAATAATATAAATGTATTAAACGCTTTAGGTTTATGTATGATGAAAAAAGGTGAGTATGATAAAAGTAAAATATATTTTGAGAGAAGCTTAGAGATAGATAAGAAAAATAAAGAGACTTTAGAGTACATAAGGCGATTAGAAGAATTTTTACCAAAGAAATTCAACCTAAAGAAAACAATAGTTGGAGTTGTTGGAGGTGTAGCAGTTTTAGCTATAATATTTGGAGGTGTCAATATTATAAAAGGGAAAATCAGTATATTTCCAGAAAAAACTCAGGTAGTTTCTGAAGATAATACTGGTTCAAACGTGTCCAGTTCTGATGAAGAAAAAGCTAAAGAAGAGGTTAATAAAGAAGAAACTAGTGGAGAGGCAAGCGAGAAAGCAAAAGCAGGAGAGAATATAGAGGTAAAACCAGAGACAGAAGATTCTAATAGTACTGATAAAAAGGTTGCAGAAGACCAAGCAAAGCAGGAGGTAAAGCAAGTTTTTAATAGTGCAGCTATTTCACAGGCATTAGCAGCACCTACAATAGATTATGATAATTTATATGCATTAGTTGAGGCTAATAAGGATCTAGCACAAGGAATAAATGATAAAAATTTACTGAATAGTAGCATAGAAGTACTTAAAAATTCAGGATGTGAATTTTTTTATAATAGGTCACAAATTATAATAGATGAACAGAAAAATTATAGTTTAGCATTAGATAGTTTAAATAAAGCATTACAATATAGCCAAGGACATTATTTAAGACAGCATATTTTATATTTTATTGGATTTTCTTATGATAGACTTTCAGATTTTGAAAATGCATCTAAGTTTTATGATAACTACATAAAGGAATTTCCAAGTGGTAATTATGAATTAGCTGTTTTATATAGACAGTGTGTAATCTTTAAGGATATAGATGCACCAAGAGCTAAAATTTATGCTAATGAAATACATAATAAATATCAAGGGACAAGTGAAGATAATTCTGTAGTACAAGAGATTCTTTCAAAGTAA
- the trxA gene encoding thioredoxin codes for MVRQITDATFNEETNSNVPVVVDFWAPWCGPCKMLGPVIEELASEMGDKVKFAKINVDENPVTANTFRVASIPTLIIVKDGKVVDQSLGFKPKPALAAWIQKHL; via the coding sequence ATGGTTAGACAAATTACAGACGCTACTTTTAATGAAGAGACAAATTCAAATGTTCCAGTTGTTGTAGATTTTTGGGCTCCTTGGTGTGGACCTTGCAAAATGTTAGGACCAGTTATTGAAGAACTTGCAAGTGAAATGGGAGATAAAGTTAAGTTTGCAAAGATAAATGTTGATGAAAATCCAGTAACAGCTAATACTTTTAGAGTTGCGAGTATTCCAACTTTAATAATTGTAAAGGATGGCAAGGTTGTTGATCAATCTTTAGGTTTTAAGCCAAAACCAGCATTAGCTGCTTGGATACAAAAGCATCTATAA
- a CDS encoding cell wall hydrolase, producing MKKANVAICFFLSIGMLLSANYVPKKIYAQIQNKNQMITLKDSDISENEAEDETIQVLSTSSKNYYITKDDVTLIAKVVYAESRGEPYDGQVAVASVILNRLKSGKYSDKLEDIIFQKNAFSCVENGEIKVTPTESNYMAVYDALEGKDPSGNALYFYNPQTATCSWMHSIEKINPTQIGNHVFFSLK from the coding sequence ATGAAAAAAGCTAATGTGGCGATATGTTTTTTTTTGAGTATCGGTATGTTGCTTTCTGCCAATTATGTACCAAAGAAAATTTATGCGCAAATTCAAAATAAGAATCAGATGATTACTTTAAAAGATTCGGATATAAGTGAAAATGAAGCTGAAGACGAAACAATTCAAGTTCTTAGCACATCAAGCAAAAACTATTACATAACAAAAGATGATGTCACTCTTATTGCTAAGGTAGTTTATGCTGAAAGTAGGGGGGAACCCTACGATGGTCAGGTAGCAGTAGCATCAGTAATCCTAAATAGATTGAAAAGTGGAAAGTACTCTGATAAATTAGAAGATATAATTTTTCAGAAAAATGCCTTCTCATGTGTTGAGAATGGAGAAATTAAGGTGACTCCCACGGAAAGCAACTACATGGCCGTATACGATGCTCTTGAAGGAAAAGATCCAAGTGGCAATGCGTTATATTTCTATAACCCTCAAACCGCTACATGTTCATGGATGCATAGTATAGAAAAGATTAATCCTACGCAGATAGGTAACCATGTATTTTTTTCATTAAAATAG
- the dut gene encoding dUTP diphosphatase yields the protein MDVKGEKVMYTLKVKKLIEDAKLPSFAKAGDAGMDVYAAKELVIMPRETALVPTGIAIELPKNTEAQVRPRSGLALKHGITVLNGPGTIDEGYRGEVCIILINHGKEAFKVEKHMKIAQLVVKPIYEIEIKEASELNESERGTGGFGSTGGW from the coding sequence ATGGATGTAAAAGGAGAGAAGGTAATGTATACACTAAAGGTAAAAAAGTTAATTGAGGATGCAAAACTCCCATCTTTTGCAAAAGCAGGAGATGCTGGTATGGACGTATATGCAGCAAAAGAACTTGTTATAATGCCAAGGGAAACAGCATTAGTTCCTACAGGTATAGCAATAGAATTACCTAAAAACACAGAAGCACAGGTAAGACCAAGAAGTGGTCTTGCACTAAAACATGGTATTACAGTACTAAATGGACCTGGAACTATAGACGAAGGTTATAGGGGAGAGGTTTGCATAATTCTAATCAATCATGGAAAGGAAGCTTTTAAGGTTGAAAAACATATGAAGATAGCACAATTGGTGGTTAAACCTATTTATGAAATAGAAATAAAAGAAGCTTCAGAACTAAATGAGAGTGAAAGAGGCACTGGAGGCTTTGGATCTACTGGAGGGTGGTAA